Below is a genomic region from Xiphophorus couchianus chromosome 9, X_couchianus-1.0, whole genome shotgun sequence.
ctttatttatttatttctttcctttagAGTCGTGGCTCTGTAACTAGAATCAAGTGatcagaaggttgtaggttaaggcacttaaccccaagttGTCTACCGAtctgtgtataaatgtgtgtgcgtttgtgagtataaatgggtgaatgtgactctaatGTGAAACGCTTTGAGTGGtgaaaatgattggaaaagttcagaacattttctttctttctgtctttcattctttctttcttttttttctttctttctgtctagTAAGTAAGGAACCCCCTGGGTCACGCTGCGCATGGTATAATCTACATCGAAACCACCACTGACTCTCCATAAAAGATAGTCAAGTCTGTAGATAGGcatcaaacaaaaacacgtTGACCAAAGACTTCATAGTCATATAAACAGCCAATATTCAATGTAGTGTTATATACATTGAGTAGAAATTTTGCTGTCTAGATTAAAATCTCAACATGTGTTAATGTCAGCTAGGTGGGTTGGCTGAGGCCTTTCTACATGGAGTCTGCTTTTTCTGCccatatgtatttttctgtgtaagGCTTCCTCCCAATGTCCAAACAGCAACAACTGGATATTGGCACCAGACTCCTCTGTGAACTCGATGGACATAGAAAATGAACCAATGTATAGAAATGATtcatttcctgtatttgttCTGTGGACACTGCAGGGATTAATGAGATATCATGCTGAACGACAATGTATCACCTACTCAGCCTCATTCCATGCACTTCCTTGTTTCCCTTAGCCTACCATGAGCCTGCTAATTAACAGTCATgagttctgttttaaaaaatccctgTGACAAAACAGATCTGGCCCTCCTTAGCTTGTTCCCACaattcttcctctctctctctttctctctctctcacacacacacacacacacacacacacacacacacacacacacacacacacattacagaAGATGCAGCAGTTAGGActgagacaaaaacagacaaaagcgGGTAAAATCAAGGCAGATGATAGGGGGGACAATAAGCACAGAGGGAAAGGGGCAGTTTCCTTTGACCGGCCACCTCTGCAGCATTTGCATATATTCAAATCAAGGGGTGAATGCCATGCGTGGGGGTTGACAAAGACGAGCCAATGGGAGGGCTGCGTTCCTGCTGCAGGCTCAGAGGCTGCCTCCAGTCTTCCAGCAGCACCCTGGGAGAAACCGAGGGAAGTGGTGGGAACCAAGAGGCCCCAGGAGCTGGACAGAGGGAGGGGAGCCACTTGTAGCCCGTGATggatttgcattttatttgtgtccATTTTGCTCAGTAATTTCTGCCCCTGCTCTTCAGCCACAGATGGCGGACATGATAGAACGATTAGCATTTGTGTCAAAGATGATAATGatggaagtgtttttttttttttacccagacAGACTTTTCGTCCTTTTGTTTGACTGGCACGGTAATGTCAGACATGATGGGCAaaccttaaaaacatttaatagatTTTTGGATCATTTTGTTGTCTATTCTTgcttcaaaaatgtgttttatatattttaagagttacaaaaaaatcctaaactgtTCTGAATGATTTCAGCAACTCACAATGTGCCTAATGGATGTTgagtaagacaaaaaaaaaaaaaaagagatagcAACTGGTTTTCTAAGGACAGCACTGTGCAAAAGCATCCATCCAGCCATGCCATGTTTTCGCTCCACGTTGCCCCATGTTAGTTCTATCTAcgtttcactgaactctgacctgcttTGGTATCCCgtctaaagaaaagcatccctaGAGGATGATGCAACCATCGCCATATTGAGTTCATGGACATGttcagtgttagttttcctccaCATATGGTTTGCacaccgaaaaaaaaaacagtctggtCTCATCTGGCATTCATAGCATCCTTTTCCACATACTTGACGTGTCACTAATATTATTTCAggttagaaaaatgtaaagaggCCATCCTCTGGCTTTCTTTCAATGCCACAGTTTGCTTCTCTGAATAATGATTTTCCATCTCAACTCTGTCAGTGTAGGTTGACAGCCATTCTTAATGTGTACGTTTTGTGCCATACTCTTTCCACTTTTAGAGGATGGATTGAGCAGCACTATGTGAAATGTTCAAATCTTGAGATGCTGTTTCACAacttaaccttgttttaaaccTTTCCATAACTTTATATCTGGCCTGTCTGGTGTGTTTGACGGCTTTCGTGACCCTGGTTTTTCAATCATTTACACCACGACCCTTCAATTTGATGCTGCATTGTTTCATTACTTGAGTACTtgatgtttcaaaaatatttgttgcattGTTTTTCGTGAGGGGTACAGGAAAACAGGGGACTTAAATGTGCACCccactgttttctattttccaAATGATTTTGTAACCAcgcatcattttccttcaacttcacagttatgcactaatttgtgttggtctatctcaCTAAGATCCAATGCAATACACTAAGGTCTGTGGTTATAACTAAAACAAAGGCAAGGAGTTTTAATATTCTTGTCAGGAACGATATAGTCGTAATGTCAGTAAAGTGTACTCAGTTTTTTCTTCTCAATGTGTCTCAAATTCAGGCAGAAACATATAGTTGCTAAAATACCAATAATATAAGTTGACCAAGTAATATGATTTGGTTtacacagctctggaaaaaatgaagagaccactgcaaaatgaccagtttctctgatttgaccttttataggtttatgtttgagtaaaatgaacaatgttcttttattctatgaactattGACAACATgactctgaaattccaagcaaaaatttagtatttatttgcagaaaatgagacatggtcaaaataccaaaaaagatgcagcgttttcaaacctcaaataatgcaaagaaaaccagttcatattcatttggaaacaacaatactaatgttttaagtcaggaagagttcagaaatcaatatttgttgGGATAACCACGAGGTTTTCAATGGTTCAGTGGGCTCTTCGGTTCTTCCAGAGCTGCATTTCCAGAGGTTTTCCTACCAGAAGTACAGCATGAATCTCCATCTCATCAAATTCCTAATCCTCTCTGAAATGTCACGCTCTTGTGAACAAACTACAAAGgatcagatgttttctttttaacagagAGGGAGTCGCCAATTAGCCAAAACTGAGAACCAAAGCCACAGTGGAAGAGCGCTTCAATAACATACCCAGGCTCACATCCTAAACACAGATTTGAATCTTGTTGGTCTAAGAGGTTTAGATGCAGATACTTTTCGCTGTTGGTGGCACATGGGGATGAGCTGACATTTGAATGCATGTACAGGCTGTGGCTGTGTCATTCACTCATTAACACTGACCAAGCTGCGCCTGAGCAAGGCATCTGTGCACCCCGAGCTTTTGCCATGCATTGCCGTCTAAACACAGCGTACATATGTTAGTGGATTTTAGGGTGCAGAAAAACATGTGGGCAGATTAAGAGGCAACAAAGACATTACCTTGGTGTATAATGTGCACCACGATGAagcttttcagagttttatcCTTTAAAGTGGAAAAGAATGCTCTAGTGCACAATTACATCACACAATTATCCCTGTTGAGCAGTGTTTTAGTGCcaaagaagagaggaagaggagcataTCTGAGACCTTAAGCTTCACCATTTgcatattgtttgttttcatgcagtGAAATGTTAAGATGCATGATGGTGAAGCATGAGACCTGGGGATTATCATTAGGAAGATCACGAAGATGCATTCAGGGGTATGCTGAGGAACAACAAGAGgatcaaactttacatttggAAAAGATTTGATGAGTTGAAGCATGATGGTAAATTAAAACTGCTAAGAGGTTTTCcttgtttgtgttggttttctcCAAGCTTTCCACAGTTTTTACGTATGGTGGTCAATGTGTAAAGAGAGAAGTGCAGCAATTATTAACTAAATCTTCACAAGCTGTTGAAAATTCTTCAAAGAATATTGTTCtttatattattattcaaacataaaaaatttttttgtgatttattctTACAACattatttagctaaatttatattttaagaaaatatttcattttctttatatgaaagttttatcattttaaaaccttttcttaGTGCAACGTCTTGttgcattatatatatatatatatatatatatatatatatatatatatatatatatatatatataatactcATATTTTTGGAACACTGAGAGGCGACAAAAAAGCACGGTTTAACCTATTCCTCTGGTGCCTTCAAGAAAATCGGAAAATTTTCCTTTTGCATCGGATGTTTATATTTCCGATGcattactattatttttgtaaaacctcAAATGTTAGTAGCACGGAgaatataatttaaagtttgacTAAATTCTGAAACcccaaacagaaacatcaactGACATATTAAaaattcataattaatttagaaaatgttgacGTAATAGTGAAAAATAACTTATTAGCAGAACAGCATATGGAAGCAGcttcaaaaatatgttaaaaaaacaacaaacaaacaaacaaaaaaaaaacaaacaaacttgaaacTGACGATTTTCGTGTTTCTTCTTGATTTGATCATTATAATTTACCTAACTTTACTGAAGTACCTGAAGCTAACTCGGAACCCGATTCTACATCCGGGGCATTCAGTAGTTTCACATGTAGGTCGGTTCAGCTCCCATAGAGTGTCCTGGTACAGAAGCTCCGGGTGCTACTCTGGTGTTTACATCCACATTTGACAGAGATTatggtaaatatttacatattaacTCAACAGTCTGTATTTGTCTGGCTAACAGACTCGCTCTATGGACTTCTAGCGAGCatttagctaatgctaaatgctaCTTGCAGCGGGCTGACAGGTGCTGGAGTTTTGGCTAAATTTAGCCGGACAGACATCTGCTGAGTTTCATTCATTCTTCCTGGGGCTTTTCAGCTAACATATGtagtttaatttattactttttcatcGAACGGTTTCACTCTTTGCAAGCGTTTTTCTTCACAACAAAGTCGGAGTATCACTTGTTTTCTGGACACTTTTTTTGGGGGGCTCATTTATGTTTAGTAACTGAAATTGTGCAGTCACAAATTAAACCATTcgagcaaaacaaacaaacaaaaaataaataaaattaagctgCAAACATACCTAACTACAgttgttaaaaatgtacttcATTCCTCTGCCAGGCACTAATAGGGATTCAACTGGTGGTCAGCTTGCTGGCCGCCAGCGTCATGCAGAGGATGGCCCCACACTGCTCATTTGCACGGTGGCTCGTCTGCAATGGCAGGTAATGTCACACTCAAGTATCAGTTTGTGTGTCATACATGTAGTATAGACTGTGCTAACACGCGTGTTTTCTCCCAGTTTGTTCCGATTCAAACACCCGTCAGAGGGAGAGTTGTTCGCCTTGGCAGGAAAACAGATGCCCAAACAGAACAGAAGAGACAGGtgagtggttttttttttaatcaataaactCAGCTTATAGTTATCGTGAGAGTTTGCTCCAAATTTGccctctgtgttgtttttttccccctaaggAGACAGAATGGAGAGAACAAGCCTCTCACGGTGCCCAAAGACATTGACCTTCACCTGGAGAAAGCGCCGGTCAACGTGATGGATGCTCTTGGTAAAACAAGGCACTCCTCTATGTGCATTGCAAATATTATTAGTCTAAACTCTGTTACTAATCTGCAAACTGAGAGATTCTATGGCATAATCAGagcctttttgttttactatttcTGTTTGCAGTCCTGCGTTTTTTCCTGGAGTACCAGTGGCTTGTGGATTTTGCTGTCTATGCCATGGGCGTCTTCCTGTTTACTGAGTGTTATTATAGTGTGGCGGACGCCAGTAAAGAGGTCAACATCGGAGCCTTCTGGTGTGTCCTAACGGTTGTGTTTGGACTGTATCCTTCTGATTTTGTCTTAAAGCTACAGCAGCATTTTAACAGTGTTGGGATAGCAGAGGCAACAAATGCTCTCGTCACATTTGTGTCACTGGAATACATTTATATCAAAATATGAGACGGAGCAAAGAAGATGCATTAGAAAATAACTTCTGTTTTAAGTCTCTGTCCGTCCTTCTGTCCAGTATCTACACTTCTTTCAATTAGTCCATATgacatctgttttgttttccatccattCACTCAATCAGTTGTCGATCGTTACAGGCCTGAATAAAATGGTCAGATGGATTTAACTCCAACTGATGCAATAAGTAGCTTCACATTTCTTGAATAGTCATAGACACaccctgtggtcgtggaaaagatgCTGGTATGTTTAAGAAAGATTgaatcaagcagagaaaacgtCTGAAAATTTTGCAGAAACTACACCACAAAGTTCGGACCTTAACCCAATTGAGGATGTCTGGGATGTGGGCTTTGTGTAATTTTCAAACTCTACCATTATGAATACAAGATCCTGCAGAGgcttattgaaaaaaatgggaCAGTAAACACATGGTGTTATCAGAGCTAAAGGTCTAGGAGATCCCGTCTCCTTTACTccgtttctttttatttttgacagagtattttttcctctctctttcttaatagtctttgtgggttttttatatttaaaccaaaaatattgtaaaaaaaaatatatatatatctgcaAGAAATTTAGAATTGGACAAAAATGGTTGAGAACTTCAGAAGGTCGAATAatgtaactttaaaatacaatatattcAGGAATCCTTTAACCTGCTCTTTATTCCACGTATGAAGTTGTGTTTGTGTCGTCTTTTGCTTCCCATTGGCTCTCAGCCTGCTACCGGTCGCTCCTCCTTAGCCCGTCGTTTTTCAGAAAGGCCCTTCACACTCTGATGAGTCACTACTTTCGCTCGGAGGAGGGCGGCGAGCGCTCCGTGTGCCTCGCCTTCGGCTTCCTGTCTCTGCTGGTGGCCATGCTGGTTCTGGTGGTCCGAGAGGAATACCTGGAGTTCGGCCTGGAGCCCGGCTTTTCCAGCCTGTTCGACAACTTGGAGACGTTCGCTAAGCATCAGGGTTATGCTGATTGGTCGTAAGTAGAGACGTGGACTCAGCAAGGCGCGCTCGCGTCGGGAGACGCCGTCATGCTGAGTTTTGCGGCTGTTTTGACAACAGGATCCCGGTGACGAAGCTGAGTGTGAAGCTGGGCCTCGCTGCTGTCTGCGCTTACATCGGGTCCCTGCTGGCCTTCCCTGGACTCAGGCTGGCTCAGACTCATCTAGATGCTGTACAGATGAACTCTGACCGCCCTCTCATTCAGTAAGAACTTTTagagggagggagaaaaaaaaataaaactgtagtCCCATCTTTTTCCAAGACATTTACCATTGTGTTTGCATCTCTCTGATTGCTCTACAGGATTCTGCTGCACATGAGTTTCTTATCTCCCGTCGTCGTGTTGGTTTTGTGGGTAAAACCCATTGCTAGAGACTTTTTGGCCAACGCGCCCATGGGAAAGACTTCTGTCACCCTGTAAGtgtactttttaactttttttttactccactAACTGTTTAACCTCAGTATAAATTAAGCTGGGAAGTTGTCGGCAGGAAGAAACCTCGCGGTTTGTCTTCGGCAGGGTGAGCAGCGCAGCATTCGACAGCATGCGCCTGTGGATCATCGTGGCCCTGTGCGCGCTGCGTCTGGCGCTGACCCGGTACCACCTGCAGGCCTACCTTAACCTGGCTCAGAAGTGGGTGGAGCAGATGAAGAAGGAGGCGGGACGAATCGCTGCCATCGATATCCAGCGGAAGGTCAGACACACTTTTTTTGTGACAAGAGAATTTTTGGCATAAAAATGAGAACGATTTTAATCGCTGTCACGGAGAAACCTTTTAACTTATTCCACTTTCTGTCAGGTCACGCGTGTGTTTTGCTACCTAACGGTGGTTACACTTCAGTATTTGGTACCTATTCTGCTCATCCTCTTCTCCACGTTGGCACTCAAGGTGCTGGGTGAGTGAAGTACTGGGAAAGTAAATTTTCTGGAGAAACCCTGATCAGGAAACCTTGAATGCGAAGTGTCATGACTTTATGCTTTTTTAGGGAACTTCTCCTGGGGTTTCAATGTCGAGGAGACACCGGGTGTGACGCCAGCGCTGGTGCTCCCCACAGCAGCACCCGTGCCGTCTGGCGGACTCGACGAGGACGAGGACGGGATGGAAGACATGGAGGAGGACATCCAGGCCACGGTGGCACGCCTGTCAGAGACGTTCGCCGCGCTGCGCTCCGTCCTCACTCCTCTCTTCCTCCGCGGTCTCTTCGCCTTCCTCACTTGGTGGGTCGCCGCCTGCCAAGTGATCAGCTCTCTGTTTGGCGTCTACTTCCACCAGTACCTGATGCAGAACTGAGGAAACTGGAGCGCCGGATACACGCAAGTCACTTCTAACTCTCGCTGTACGAGACACTGCTGGAAGGGTGATGGACACAGGGACAATAGTGGATGACCACAGACTGAGACTGAGTTTGGTTGGAAGAGGTAAACCAGCAGGCCTCTGGCATCAGTGACACAAATATAGAGAAAGAACCATGACTTGTTTCACAAAGCAAGTTCAGCTTGTATCAATTTGTACGACTTCACTTGGTCATATCATGGAAGCAGCATTTTTAGCAAAGGAGGAATAACTGAGAACAGatctatgttttctttttggttcaGATCTAACTTGACTGTATAACTTTAAAGGTATTCAaacccattttttaaattctcactctagatcaggggtgtcaaactccagtcctcaagggccggtgtcctgcagtttttagatgtgccacaggtacaaaacactggaatgaaatggcttaattacctcctccttgtgtagatcagttctcccagccttgctaatgacctaattattctatttaggtgtggtgcagcacaggcacatttaaaagttgcagggcagtggccatccaggactggagtttgtgCTCTAGAATCCAAATAGCCACTTCATTCTTGCCTTCATTCCTAATAAATCATTGTCTCCATTTCCAAAAACATGCTCGTCCCCTTAGTGAAAGGACGACTTAAGatttataaatatgttatgTTGAATTGGTGTGACTGTAACTGTGAATCCTGGGAATGAAGGATTCccagttaatttttaaaattttaaagcaaaactgcaAACTTTTCCAGAGGGAAAAGAGCTTTCTTGAGTAGAGAAAAAGCCAGCTTGAGGCGGTTGCATATATATGATGCACATGATGAACAGTAACTTCAAAATGGCAATAATGGTCTgagaaagaacaaacaaaaaaaaaaacattggcacTGGTGGTGTCATCCTGCTGTGGAAGTTCTTTGCAgattttatacaaaaaacatttctgttgcctttatatttaaaatcatttcttgATTCTCTTATCATGTTTGATCCAAGTTACCAAGAACCTCTGGAAGATCTGAGGAGCCACACTCACATCAGTCATAGTTATATGTAAAAACGAAGGCGAATCGTTTGAACCACTCATCTGTGCATcaagaaggcaaaaaaaatattttattctctaGATTTGACTATAACTCACAATGCATCACTTTGTCTGTGCTGCCAGTTCCAGTTTTTCACGACTCTGATGTTGGACTCTATCTTTGACTCATCGGCTGCCACTAGCATGGTGATTGCAATCCCTTTGGTTCGCCTTGACTCCAGCTTTTTGAGTTTAGCAGAAACTTACCTTGGacacagattttctttccaGGAAAGTTCATGAATATAACTCAATTAAAAGTTGCAGTATTTGCCTGCACAAGCAAGACACAGCAGTAGTTATTCTTAAAgcattgtgtgtgtgagtgtgtgtgtgtgtgttttttaaacaaattattattattttgttgttactCGCGATGCTCTGTGAACCCAGAAAGCATAACCTTCCTTTTAGTACCGTGCCAGTTTTCAGTCCCTTTTCCTGCTGTCGCTGCTCTAAATTGcctcaaaacatattttccatatttaaaaagtggaaattaTGGAGCATGTACTCATGGTGATCTGCAGCTATTAAGTGTCTGCTAACACCATAACGATTAACTTTCCATTAATTTTGTTGTGCAGCCTTCCAGTCCTTAGCTTCAGTGTAAAAGCATCTTCTGCAGCTTTTGCCATGCATCTGTATAAGTGTAATGTGGACAGTCTGCTGTTTAATGCTGCATTTATATAATATGTAATTGTACCAGTGCAGGTTTTTGTGCCTCCTCCCAGAGCTGGAAGAGGATATATTTTGTGTGAGGGACTCCGTTTCCCTTTAAAGAACCGATTTAAGAGTGctaaacaatttcttttttttcttttttttttatgtgaatgagTTCAGACAGAATTCATCAAGAATAGACAAAGCTGTGTTGAAAGTGTCTGAAAGCCAAACACTGAAGAGTTATCTTGTTGTGACCCAAGTGCCTGGGAGCGTCAGGGATTGTTAGTTTCTCTAAAACTCCCTCTctccttgtttgttttgtatttattaaaatcagcGTAATCACATTTtcgtttatatatatatatatattcacaaaAGCAGATATGGTATTTTCCCACGCTAGATAGCTAAAACATTTCATGCTACAAATGAGTtacgttttatttattgtgcgTCACCTCATGTTGTAAGTAATAGAGGAATTTAGCAGATTTTGACGTTTTGatctttagttttattgttttttttttttttccaaaaatcatTATGCTGTGAAGTTTTTACTgagatttcagattttgaatGCATGGTGTGTTGtgtcttaagatttttttttcgtGTGTGTGCGTAGCCTAATTAAAGACAACTTTCTGATTTTACGCGTTTCAGACATTCtgactttgttctgtttttgggAGATTTCTGATACGTTTCTTTTGTTGAAGTAGCTCTCCGTTGATCATTAGCAGAAGTCTGGAGAACGTGACCGCATACTGAGGTCATCCAGGTGCGTTGGAccagagacgcatctaaaagctgcaggacgccggccctcgaggactggagttggaaGTCCTCCAGGTCTAGTTGAGCTGAAGGGTCCTGACCTTCGACCCCAGCCTCCAGAGAGGATCACACTTCAAGGACTGGTGATAGCTGTGAGCCTGATGGGCCTGAACAGTCCGGAAAAATCAAGTTTGCCGCTGCTCAACTTAACTGTGACAAAAATAGTCCCTGTAAAGACGGTGGGACGTTTCAAACCTCTCAACTGttttaatacttttgtaaaatttCAATGCATTTTCATTAGGATTTCAGGTGACAGAGCAAACTTAAGTTGAACATAAAATTGCTGTACATGTAAAGTGGAAGTAAAACCATGCaatatctgggtttttttttaatgcaaataaaaatatggcaaTTGTGACATGCATTTacatttggttttgtgtttcatgGTGGGGGTGATGCGTTCAGGGTCAGTTTTCCTCATCCCAGGCCCCATCGAAGGCTAGCAGTGACGTTCATCCTGACTGACCTGTCTGCTCTGCTCCTGCGTCTTCATGATgttgtttgttctctaatgttctccaacattTTCCATTCATTCATGCAAAAGAAGGCAATTAATTAGTGGCATCAGAGGAAAGGAGGCTAATGCACGCCACAATTTTGAAACTTTGATAAAGTTTTGGAATGTGAAAAAGGGAAATGTACCCTGTGTTTTCTTAGAAAGTTCTTATCttaaatctgacataaatttcTGATAAT
It encodes:
- the tmem161a gene encoding transmembrane protein 161A, with amino-acid sequence MALIGIQLVVSLLAASVMQRMAPHCSFARWLVCNGSLFRFKHPSEGELFALAGKQMPKQNRRDRRQNGENKPLTVPKDIDLHLEKAPVNVMDALVLRFFLEYQWLVDFAVYAMGVFLFTECYYSVADASKEVNIGAFWCVLTVVFGLKALHTLMSHYFRSEEGGERSVCLAFGFLSLLVAMLVLVVREEYLEFGLEPGFSSLFDNLETFAKHQGYADWSIPVTKLSVKLGLAAVCAYIGSLLAFPGLRLAQTHLDAVQMNSDRPLIQILLHMSFLSPVVVLVLWVKPIARDFLANAPMGKTSVTLVSSAAFDSMRLWIIVALCALRLALTRYHLQAYLNLAQKWVEQMKKEAGRIAAIDIQRKVTRVFCYLTVVTLQYLVPILLILFSTLALKVLGNFSWGFNVEETPGVTPALVLPTAAPVPSGGLDEDEDGMEDMEEDIQATVARLSETFAALRSVLTPLFLRGLFAFLTWWVAACQVISSLFGVYFHQYLMQN